Proteins encoded in a region of the Novibacillus thermophilus genome:
- a CDS encoding DUF445 domain-containing protein: MLNHVLYIIGSILIGGIIGGGTNRLAIAMLFRPYRTKYIGSWALPFTPGLIPKRRHELALQLGRTVREYLVNGEALNRTVRSPRVQKLVAEWVKDKWRKTSFDSLRTWIEREERRLQLSRDMRVGDWFHDEAKREIEQRVMDWAPKVNKLFTRYLTSDKGTDILRKIYADWTRKQGWFLKLTGTLIDDDKVVEKSQEWLVQALAAPRGIDMTRTLLRQVSEAVFDWRVQDVLEWAEQNSFRSHPLLQETVEGWIEWAIPYGLERLAAHAEEWLDLLHLETLVTEQIETFSLEKLEEMIVRVAKKELKLITWIGVLIGGIIGFCQGLMAVILW, encoded by the coding sequence GTGCTGAATCATGTTTTATACATCATAGGCAGTATCCTGATCGGGGGGATCATTGGCGGAGGGACGAACAGGCTGGCGATCGCGATGTTGTTTCGACCCTATCGCACGAAGTACATCGGGTCGTGGGCACTCCCTTTCACCCCGGGGTTAATTCCGAAACGCCGCCATGAACTGGCGTTGCAGCTGGGGCGGACGGTGCGTGAATACCTCGTGAACGGTGAAGCTCTCAACCGGACGGTCCGCAGTCCAAGGGTGCAAAAGCTGGTGGCGGAATGGGTGAAGGACAAGTGGAGGAAGACGTCGTTTGATTCACTCCGCACGTGGATCGAGCGAGAAGAACGGCGGTTGCAGTTGTCCCGCGATATGCGTGTGGGGGACTGGTTCCACGATGAAGCGAAGCGTGAAATTGAGCAGCGCGTGATGGATTGGGCGCCGAAAGTGAACAAGCTCTTCACGCGCTACTTGACAAGTGACAAGGGGACTGACATACTGCGCAAGATTTACGCGGACTGGACACGCAAGCAGGGGTGGTTCTTGAAGCTGACCGGGACGCTGATTGACGATGACAAGGTGGTGGAAAAGAGTCAGGAATGGCTCGTACAGGCGTTGGCGGCCCCACGGGGAATCGACATGACGCGCACCTTGCTCAGGCAAGTGAGTGAAGCCGTATTCGACTGGCGCGTCCAGGACGTCCTCGAGTGGGCAGAGCAAAACAGCTTCCGGTCCCATCCGCTGCTGCAGGAGACTGTGGAGGGATGGATCGAGTGGGCCATTCCGTACGGATTGGAGCGATTGGCCGCCCACGCGGAAGAATGGCTGGACTTATTACACCTCGAAACCCTCGTCACTGAACAAATTGAAACATTTTCTCTGGAAAAATTGGAGGAAATGATTGTGCGCGTGGCGAAAAAAGAATTAAAGCTGATCACGTGGATCGGCGTTTTGATCGGAGGTATCATCGGCTTTTGCCAAGGATTGATGGCCGTGATACTCTGGTAG
- a CDS encoding metal-dependent hydrolase, with protein MKITWHGQSCFEIEHEGRRLIIDPFLSGNPLAKKSPEDVEVDYILLTHGHNDHVGDALPIAKRTGATVIAPNELAVYMGWQGAKNHPMHIGGSHQFDFGRVKLTQAFHGSGYQPDGKEEFLYMGMPAGLLLTLGGTTLYHAGDTSLFGDMKLIGELEDVELAMLPIGDNFTMGPDDALLAAQWVGAKQVIPMHYNTFPLIEQDAHAFVEKLEEKGIQGHVLESGESLIL; from the coding sequence ATGAAAATCACGTGGCACGGGCAGAGTTGTTTTGAAATCGAACACGAGGGCAGACGGCTCATCATCGACCCGTTTTTGTCCGGTAACCCGTTGGCGAAAAAATCACCGGAAGACGTAGAAGTGGACTACATTTTGCTCACACACGGACATAACGACCACGTCGGAGACGCCCTTCCCATCGCGAAACGCACGGGTGCGACTGTGATCGCGCCGAACGAACTGGCGGTGTACATGGGGTGGCAGGGAGCCAAGAACCACCCGATGCACATCGGCGGCAGCCACCAGTTCGACTTCGGGCGGGTCAAGTTGACCCAAGCGTTCCACGGTTCGGGATACCAGCCTGATGGCAAAGAAGAGTTCCTGTACATGGGAATGCCGGCGGGCCTGTTGCTCACTTTGGGAGGAACCACGCTGTACCACGCGGGTGACACGAGTCTGTTCGGCGACATGAAGCTCATCGGTGAACTGGAAGATGTGGAGCTGGCGATGCTTCCCATCGGAGATAACTTCACGATGGGGCCCGATGACGCCCTTTTAGCAGCCCAGTGGGTCGGGGCTAAACAAGTGATCCCGATGCATTACAACACCTTCCCACTCATCGAACAGGACGCCCACGCCTTTGTGGAAAAGCTGGAGGAAAAGGGCATTCAAGGCCATGTGCTGGAAAGTGGGGAATCGCTCATTCTCTAG
- a CDS encoding DRTGG domain-containing protein encodes MSTKHEKILQYIRDLEVGSKISVRGIAQQMNVSEGTAYRAIKAAENEGYVSTIERVGTVRIQRKESGKLEHLTFAEVVGIVDGHVLGGRDGLYKTLNKFVIGAMKLEAMVKYIEPDSLLIVGNRDNAHRLSLEHGAAVLITGGFDASDEVKRLADQLKLPIISSKYDTYTVASLINRALYDRLIKKDIILIADLLDSEKTSYTLSVTDTIQRWHELASETGHTRYPVVDEAGRVQGIVTAKDVVGREPDDNVTQVMTKNPITVQPSTPIASAAHKMVWEGIELVPVVGDDRQLLGVISRHDVIKALHWVNRMPQGGDTIEDEIVKNMVEVDNGETAKQYRVRVTPQMTNQFGMLSSGVMITLMTEAAERCVKEYCNSDVLPDNMSVYFLQTIQLDEVMTLTPSVIELSRKFAKVEVSAWKEQQLVGKVFFTLQMM; translated from the coding sequence TTGTCAACGAAGCACGAAAAAATATTGCAATACATCCGGGATCTGGAAGTCGGATCGAAAATTTCAGTGCGCGGGATCGCCCAACAAATGAACGTCAGTGAAGGGACGGCGTACCGGGCGATTAAAGCAGCGGAAAACGAAGGGTACGTCAGCACGATTGAACGTGTGGGAACGGTCCGCATCCAGCGGAAGGAGAGCGGAAAACTCGAGCATTTGACTTTTGCGGAAGTGGTCGGAATCGTCGACGGACACGTTCTTGGGGGACGCGACGGACTGTACAAGACGCTGAACAAATTCGTGATCGGAGCCATGAAATTGGAGGCAATGGTCAAGTACATCGAACCGGACAGTCTTCTCATCGTCGGGAACCGGGACAATGCTCACCGCCTTTCACTGGAACACGGCGCGGCCGTGCTCATCACCGGCGGATTCGATGCGTCGGACGAAGTGAAACGGCTGGCAGACCAGCTGAAACTCCCTATCATTTCCAGTAAGTACGATACGTACACCGTCGCTTCCCTCATTAACCGGGCACTGTACGACCGGCTGATCAAAAAGGACATCATACTCATTGCCGATCTTTTGGATTCGGAGAAGACGTCGTACACGTTAAGCGTAACGGATACGATTCAGCGCTGGCACGAACTTGCATCTGAAACAGGCCACACCCGCTACCCGGTCGTCGACGAAGCGGGCAGAGTGCAAGGGATTGTGACTGCGAAAGACGTCGTCGGCCGTGAACCGGACGACAACGTTACGCAGGTGATGACGAAAAACCCGATTACGGTACAACCGTCAACACCTATCGCTTCAGCTGCCCACAAGATGGTGTGGGAAGGAATAGAGCTCGTGCCCGTCGTCGGGGACGACCGGCAGCTGCTCGGGGTGATCAGCCGCCACGACGTCATTAAGGCGTTGCACTGGGTGAACCGCATGCCGCAGGGCGGCGACACGATCGAGGACGAGATCGTGAAAAACATGGTCGAAGTGGATAACGGGGAGACGGCAAAACAATACCGGGTTCGCGTCACACCGCAAATGACAAACCAATTTGGAATGCTCAGTTCAGGCGTCATGATCACGCTCATGACGGAAGCGGCGGAACGGTGCGTGAAAGAATACTGCAACAGCGACGTGTTGCCTGACAACATGTCGGTATACTTCTTGCAAACGATCCAGTTGGACGAGGTTATGACGCTGACACCGTCTGTGATCGAATTAAGTCGTAAATTTGCGAAAGTGGAAGTGAGTGCGTGGAAAGAGCAGCAATTGGTCGGCAAGGTGTTTTTTACCCTGCAGATGATGTGA
- a CDS encoding quaternary amine ABC transporter ATP-binding protein, giving the protein MDKIVVKDATKIFGHSPDRGLRLLEDGKTKEEILAETGLTVGVYKANFSVKAGEIFVIMGLSGSGKSTLVRMLNRLIEPTAGEILLDGEDVTGMNAEALRNMRRTKMSMVFQRFALFPHRTVQQNVGYGLEIQGMDKNERADKVQKSLELVGLGDYADSYPDQLSGGMQQRVGLARALANDPDILLMDEAFSALDPLIRKDMQDELVELQSEMQKTIVFITHDLDEALRIGDRIALMKDGVIVQVGTPEDILTNPANDYVERFVEDVDWAKVFSAANVMKRAEKVTLDKDGPRVALNRMRDKGLSSLFAVDRKNRLHGLLTADGAKLAIEEGKSLVDVIERDIVRVKGDTLLSDIVLQMAETPYPVAVVTDDDRLRGVIVRGSVIGALAGKEVGERV; this is encoded by the coding sequence ATGGATAAAATTGTGGTCAAGGACGCCACGAAAATATTCGGCCACTCGCCTGACAGAGGTTTAAGGCTGCTGGAAGATGGGAAGACCAAAGAAGAGATTTTAGCGGAGACTGGTTTGACTGTAGGGGTCTACAAAGCCAATTTCTCTGTCAAAGCGGGTGAGATTTTTGTCATTATGGGTTTGTCAGGCAGCGGGAAATCCACGCTGGTCCGGATGCTCAACCGCTTGATCGAGCCGACAGCGGGAGAAATATTGCTTGACGGCGAAGACGTGACCGGCATGAATGCCGAAGCGCTGAGGAACATGCGGCGGACGAAGATGAGCATGGTGTTTCAGCGCTTTGCTCTATTCCCACACCGCACCGTTCAGCAAAATGTCGGGTACGGACTGGAGATCCAGGGAATGGACAAGAACGAACGTGCCGACAAAGTGCAAAAATCGCTGGAGCTTGTCGGATTGGGCGATTACGCTGACAGCTACCCCGATCAGCTGAGCGGCGGGATGCAACAACGTGTCGGTCTCGCCCGGGCGCTGGCCAACGACCCGGATATTTTGCTCATGGATGAAGCGTTTAGCGCCCTCGATCCGCTCATCCGCAAAGACATGCAAGACGAACTGGTCGAATTGCAGTCGGAGATGCAGAAGACGATTGTATTTATTACGCACGATCTGGATGAAGCGCTGCGCATTGGCGATCGAATTGCATTGATGAAGGACGGGGTCATCGTGCAAGTGGGAACGCCGGAAGACATTTTGACCAATCCGGCGAACGACTACGTGGAGCGGTTTGTAGAAGACGTGGACTGGGCGAAAGTGTTCAGCGCCGCCAACGTGATGAAGCGGGCGGAGAAGGTCACGCTGGACAAAGACGGCCCGCGGGTCGCCCTCAACCGTATGCGCGACAAGGGTTTATCTTCCTTGTTTGCCGTCGATCGAAAAAACCGCCTACACGGACTGCTCACCGCAGACGGGGCGAAATTGGCAATCGAGGAAGGGAAATCACTAGTTGACGTCATCGAACGCGACATTGTGCGTGTCAAAGGCGACACACTGTTAAGCGATATTGTCCTTCAAATGGCGGAAACTCCTTACCCTGTTGCGGTCGTGACCGATGACGACCGCCTCCGCGGAGTGATCGTGCGCGGTTCAGTCATCGGGGCGCTGGCCGGAAAAGAGGTGGGGGAACGTGTCTAG
- a CDS encoding ABC transporter permease: MSSGLLPKLPLAEWVEAVVDWLTTHVEWLFNFVTSVIEPTVSFFTDVLMFFPPLVTIVIIALLAWWLSNWRIATFTLVGLLLIENLGYWEPSMETTALVLAATVISVIVGVPIGILCGKSDGARNIVTPVLDFMQTMPSFVYLIPAVIFFSLGTVPGVIASVVFSMPPTIRLTSLGIRQVPKELVEASDAFGSTSAQKLFKLQLPLAKTTIMAGINQTIMLALSMVVIASMIGAKGLGQDVLTAVQRIQVGQGFEAGLAIVIIAIVLDRVTQSVGQRSKNGKTKNGKK; this comes from the coding sequence GTGTCTAGCGGACTGCTGCCGAAGCTGCCTCTGGCAGAGTGGGTCGAAGCGGTTGTCGACTGGTTGACGACACATGTGGAGTGGCTGTTTAACTTTGTCACCAGCGTCATCGAGCCGACAGTTTCGTTTTTTACAGATGTCCTCATGTTTTTCCCACCACTTGTAACCATTGTGATCATCGCCCTTCTGGCCTGGTGGTTAAGTAACTGGCGCATCGCCACCTTTACCCTCGTCGGACTGCTTTTGATCGAGAATTTGGGGTATTGGGAACCGAGCATGGAGACGACAGCCCTCGTGTTGGCAGCCACCGTCATTTCCGTCATCGTCGGAGTGCCCATCGGGATTTTGTGTGGAAAAAGTGACGGGGCGCGCAATATCGTGACGCCGGTACTCGACTTTATGCAGACGATGCCGTCTTTCGTCTACTTGATTCCTGCTGTCATATTCTTTAGTTTGGGGACCGTACCAGGTGTGATCGCATCGGTCGTGTTCTCCATGCCGCCGACGATTCGTCTGACGAGCCTGGGGATTCGTCAGGTGCCGAAAGAGCTCGTCGAAGCGTCGGACGCCTTCGGCTCGACCTCGGCACAAAAGCTGTTCAAACTTCAGCTTCCGTTGGCTAAAACGACGATCATGGCCGGGATCAACCAGACCATCATGCTCGCCCTCTCTATGGTGGTGATTGCATCCATGATCGGTGCCAAGGGGCTGGGACAGGATGTTCTGACGGCGGTGCAGCGCATACAGGTCGGCCAAGGGTTCGAAGCCGGGCTCGCCATCGTCATTATTGCGATCGTGCTTGACCGCGTGACCCAAAGCGTCGGTCAGCGGAGCAAAAACGGAAAAACCAAAAACGGAAAAAAATAG
- a CDS encoding glycine betaine ABC transporter substrate-binding protein — MGMFLAACSGAAENGEGTGTEENGTAESSEGDATDEGAADDEAGGNITLAYVNWDSEIASHHVLQKVLEDEGFEVELLAVDNAPMWQGVADGSADATAAAWLPATHAAQYDEFGDQVVDLGPNLEGAKIGMVVPTYVDIDSIEEVNDNADKFNGQIIGIEPGAGVMLATEDAIEAYGMSDMELVSSSSAGMAAELQKAYNNEEWIAVTGWTPHWKFSKFDLKYLEDPKGSYGEAEAIHTIVREGLEEDMPRAYEILDNFYWEPVDMEEVMLKIQEGMDPEDAAAEWVEANPDKVQEWVGE, encoded by the coding sequence ATGGGGATGTTCCTCGCAGCCTGCAGCGGAGCAGCGGAAAACGGAGAAGGTACGGGGACAGAAGAAAACGGAACGGCCGAAAGCAGTGAAGGCGACGCAACTGATGAAGGAGCTGCCGATGACGAAGCAGGCGGAAACATTACGCTGGCCTACGTGAATTGGGACTCAGAGATTGCGAGTCACCACGTCCTGCAAAAAGTGCTGGAAGACGAAGGATTTGAAGTAGAACTGTTGGCGGTGGACAACGCCCCCATGTGGCAAGGTGTGGCGGACGGAAGCGCTGATGCCACCGCGGCGGCCTGGCTCCCTGCTACTCATGCCGCCCAGTATGACGAGTTCGGCGATCAGGTCGTTGATTTGGGACCGAACTTGGAAGGGGCCAAAATCGGGATGGTCGTCCCGACGTACGTGGACATCGATTCCATTGAAGAAGTAAACGACAATGCCGACAAGTTCAACGGCCAAATTATCGGGATCGAGCCGGGTGCCGGCGTCATGCTTGCCACGGAAGACGCCATTGAGGCGTACGGCATGAGCGACATGGAGCTCGTCTCCAGCTCCAGCGCGGGCATGGCCGCCGAGCTGCAAAAAGCGTACAACAACGAGGAGTGGATTGCCGTCACAGGCTGGACGCCGCACTGGAAATTCTCCAAATTTGACTTGAAGTATTTGGAGGATCCAAAAGGGTCTTACGGTGAAGCGGAAGCCATCCACACGATTGTCCGAGAAGGTTTAGAAGAAGACATGCCACGGGCGTACGAAATATTGGATAACTTCTACTGGGAGCCCGTTGACATGGAAGAAGTGATGCTGAAGATCCAGGAGGGCATGGACCCAGAGGATGCGGCTGCTGAATGGGTCGAAGCCAACCCGGACAAAGTGCAGGAGTGGGTCGGCGAATAA
- a CDS encoding YtpI family protein translates to MEMISVVLTVVILFTAFGTFTNSTRSRRAPKGAREAIRGKMNMHMGVMFLCIAGLQLTSFNGSTFQFVVTFLIALLGVFNLFAGYRNYQHFRRHLS, encoded by the coding sequence ATGGAAATGATATCGGTCGTCCTCACTGTCGTGATTTTGTTCACAGCTTTCGGCACGTTTACGAACAGCACCCGTTCTCGCCGGGCCCCAAAGGGCGCCCGCGAAGCCATCCGGGGAAAGATGAACATGCACATGGGCGTCATGTTCTTATGCATCGCCGGGCTGCAGCTCACCAGCTTTAACGGGTCGACGTTTCAGTTCGTCGTCACGTTTTTGATCGCCCTGTTAGGCGTGTTCAACTTGTTTGCCGGTTACCGCAACTACCAGCACTTCCGGCGGCACTTGTCCTGA
- a CDS encoding YtrH family sporulation protein, producing MSFWSAIIFDFFVAFGVVVGGSIMGGIGALIGHYHLTPMATMEELVGQLKIWGIVAALGGTVDMLRSVETNILEGHLGLVAQQVCMLLSAFVGAHAGYLLIIWLIRGDLP from the coding sequence ATGTCATTTTGGTCTGCAATTATTTTCGACTTCTTCGTGGCGTTCGGCGTCGTCGTCGGCGGGTCGATCATGGGCGGGATCGGGGCCCTCATCGGACATTACCACTTGACACCGATGGCGACGATGGAAGAACTCGTCGGCCAGCTCAAAATATGGGGCATTGTCGCCGCACTTGGCGGTACGGTCGACATGCTCCGTTCCGTTGAAACGAATATACTCGAAGGGCATCTCGGTCTCGTCGCCCAGCAAGTGTGCATGTTGTTGAGCGCGTTCGTAGGGGCCCACGCCGGCTACTTGCTTATCATTTGGCTCATACGGGGCGACCTCCCTTGA
- a CDS encoding DNA polymerase III subunit alpha — protein sequence MQPVIIEENYSGYGLESRVDGGEGLSSFVHLHVHTPYSLLDGAADIPRLVVQAKKLGMDHLAITDHGVLHGVVPFYRLCRKVGIHPVIGCEVYVARGSMRDRVPPKDDKIHHLVLLAENETGYRNLLKLSTEAHLHGYYYKPRVDKDVLRRYSEGLIALSGCLAGEVNAALLHRETERAYELAETYRDIFGPDHFFLELQDHGLTEQKQVNRLLIEMSEKTGIPLVATNDVHYVTRDDAEMHDCLLCIGTGAKLSDRDRLRFGSDQFYLKAGDEMEALFRPVPQAIENTRHIAERCQVELAFGRPILPSFPLPEGKKAGDVLRTLAYKGAEKRYTQVTRDVRKRLDDELAVIDQMGFNDYFLIVWDFVRYAHKQGIATGPGRGSAAGSLVSYCLGITDIDPLKYNLLFERFLNSGRRSLPDIDIDFNYERRDEVIRYVVEKYGADRVAQIATFGTLAPRAAVRDVGRVMGLSYQKVDRTAKGIPNAPGMTMDKAFERNPELAQWVERDDEIARLVDQARKLEGFPRHVSTHAAGVVITPDPLTNYVPLMQGNEAQTALTQYPMEDLEAIGLLKMDFLGLRNLTVIERTIDLIREQTGKAVSFADIGDDDPETYAMLSRGETTGVFQLESAGMRRVLRELKPTRFEDIIAVLALYRPGPMENIPSYIAAKHGKRQVTYPHPDLEPILRDTFGIIVYQEQIIEIAAKMAGFSLEEADLLRRAVGKKKRDVLDEQRQRFVEGCVRQGYDEALGHELYDLIVRFADYGFNRAHAAAYAVLAYQTAYLKAHYPLPFMAALLTTVMGSQHKLAEYIEDCRQLGITVLPPDVNYSVAGFSVEGDAIRFGLSAIKNVGVHAIESIVRNRKHKGYYRDLFHFCASVDPRACNKRLIESLILSGATATLPGHRAQQLALLDEAVEYGVRVRRERDDNQLSLFSADSQSRGEHVKLPDVRPYPREKELVMERELLGLYLTGHPLEPYRAHLRQSHVVPVRNLQEKPDGTDVRVAGRLVQLKPITTKKGEPMAFATLEDLSRQVEIVVFPRLYQQERALWKEDELVLVEGKVNHRDDDVTVIAEDVRPLTSDSADMPPAVYVRIPAEEQGRRLQQLKGIIARHRGTSPVYLYYVSSGKVRALPPEKYGLNWTESCRQAIEAVFGKGCVKVKERSTL from the coding sequence GTGCAACCTGTTATAATAGAAGAAAACTACTCGGGATACGGATTGGAATCGAGAGTCGATGGGGGTGAGGGGTTGTCTTCCTTTGTTCATTTGCACGTCCACACGCCGTACAGTTTGTTAGACGGCGCGGCGGACATTCCCCGTCTCGTCGTCCAGGCGAAAAAACTGGGCATGGACCATCTGGCGATAACGGATCACGGTGTGCTGCACGGCGTCGTCCCGTTTTACCGACTCTGTCGCAAAGTCGGCATCCATCCCGTCATCGGGTGTGAAGTGTACGTTGCCCGGGGGAGTATGCGGGACCGGGTTCCCCCGAAAGACGACAAAATCCACCACCTCGTCCTGCTGGCGGAAAACGAAACCGGCTACCGCAACTTGCTGAAGCTGTCCACGGAAGCCCATCTGCACGGGTATTACTACAAGCCGCGGGTGGACAAAGACGTGCTCCGACGCTACAGCGAAGGGCTCATCGCCTTGAGCGGCTGCCTCGCCGGAGAAGTGAACGCTGCGCTGCTCCACCGGGAGACGGAGCGGGCTTATGAGTTGGCGGAAACGTACCGCGACATATTCGGGCCGGATCACTTTTTCCTCGAGCTGCAGGACCACGGTTTGACCGAGCAAAAACAAGTCAACCGGTTGTTAATCGAAATGAGTGAAAAGACGGGCATCCCCCTCGTCGCCACCAACGACGTCCACTACGTCACACGGGACGACGCTGAGATGCACGACTGTCTGCTCTGCATCGGCACGGGGGCGAAACTGAGCGACCGGGACCGCCTGCGCTTTGGGAGCGACCAGTTTTACTTGAAGGCAGGGGACGAGATGGAGGCCCTGTTTCGCCCCGTGCCGCAAGCGATTGAGAACACACGTCACATCGCCGAACGCTGTCAGGTGGAACTCGCATTCGGACGGCCTATACTCCCCTCGTTCCCCTTGCCAGAGGGAAAAAAGGCAGGGGACGTCCTGCGGACACTGGCTTACAAAGGGGCCGAAAAGCGGTACACTCAGGTAACGAGAGACGTGCGGAAGCGCCTGGATGACGAACTTGCGGTCATCGATCAAATGGGTTTTAACGACTACTTCCTCATCGTGTGGGACTTCGTCCGCTACGCCCACAAGCAGGGGATCGCCACCGGTCCGGGACGGGGCTCGGCGGCTGGCAGCCTCGTTTCCTACTGCCTCGGCATCACGGACATCGATCCGTTGAAGTACAATCTGCTGTTCGAGCGATTTCTGAATTCCGGCCGGCGGTCCCTGCCGGACATCGACATTGACTTCAACTACGAGCGGCGGGACGAAGTAATTCGGTACGTCGTGGAGAAGTACGGCGCCGACCGCGTCGCCCAGATTGCCACGTTCGGGACGCTGGCGCCGCGGGCAGCCGTGCGAGATGTGGGGCGCGTCATGGGTCTTTCGTACCAGAAGGTGGACCGTACCGCCAAGGGCATCCCGAATGCGCCGGGGATGACGATGGACAAGGCCTTTGAGCGCAACCCTGAACTGGCGCAGTGGGTGGAGAGGGACGACGAGATCGCTCGTTTGGTGGACCAGGCGCGCAAGTTGGAAGGCTTTCCGCGCCACGTCTCGACCCACGCGGCCGGGGTCGTCATCACCCCCGACCCGCTCACGAACTACGTCCCCCTCATGCAAGGGAACGAGGCCCAGACTGCCCTCACCCAGTATCCGATGGAAGACTTGGAGGCCATCGGCCTGTTGAAGATGGATTTTCTCGGATTACGCAACTTGACCGTCATCGAGCGGACGATCGACTTGATCCGGGAGCAGACGGGCAAAGCGGTGTCGTTCGCCGACATCGGCGACGACGACCCGGAGACGTACGCCATGCTCAGCCGCGGTGAGACGACGGGGGTGTTCCAGCTGGAGTCGGCCGGCATGCGCCGGGTATTGCGAGAACTGAAGCCGACCCGCTTCGAGGACATCATTGCCGTCCTCGCCCTGTACCGACCCGGCCCGATGGAGAACATCCCGTCGTACATCGCCGCCAAACACGGCAAGCGCCAAGTGACGTACCCCCATCCCGATTTGGAGCCGATCTTGCGCGACACGTTTGGCATTATCGTCTACCAGGAGCAGATTATTGAGATCGCGGCGAAGATGGCCGGATTTTCCCTGGAGGAAGCAGACCTGTTGCGGCGAGCGGTAGGGAAGAAGAAGCGGGACGTTTTAGACGAACAGCGCCAGCGCTTCGTCGAAGGGTGTGTGCGCCAAGGGTACGATGAGGCCCTCGGGCACGAGCTGTACGACTTGATCGTCCGCTTTGCCGACTACGGATTTAACCGGGCTCACGCCGCGGCGTACGCTGTGCTGGCGTATCAGACCGCGTACTTGAAAGCTCACTACCCCCTCCCGTTCATGGCGGCGCTCCTCACGACAGTCATGGGCAGTCAGCACAAACTGGCCGAGTACATTGAGGACTGCCGCCAGCTGGGCATCACAGTACTGCCTCCAGACGTCAACTACAGCGTCGCCGGGTTTTCCGTGGAAGGGGATGCGATCCGTTTCGGGCTGTCCGCCATCAAGAACGTCGGCGTCCACGCCATCGAGAGCATCGTCCGGAACCGGAAGCACAAAGGCTATTACCGCGACTTGTTCCACTTTTGTGCCAGCGTCGACCCGCGGGCGTGCAACAAGCGCCTCATCGAATCCCTCATTTTGTCCGGGGCCACGGCGACGCTACCTGGCCATCGGGCACAGCAGCTGGCGCTACTGGACGAGGCGGTGGAGTACGGCGTGCGCGTCCGGCGCGAACGGGACGACAACCAGCTGAGCCTGTTCAGCGCCGACTCCCAATCCCGCGGGGAGCATGTCAAGCTCCCCGACGTTCGGCCGTATCCCCGCGAGAAGGAACTGGTAATGGAGCGGGAGCTCCTCGGCCTGTATTTGACCGGCCACCCGTTGGAGCCGTACCGCGCCCACTTGCGCCAATCGCACGTCGTTCCGGTTCGTAACTTGCAGGAGAAACCGGACGGTACCGACGTGCGCGTCGCCGGCCGCCTCGTGCAGTTGAAGCCGATCACGACGAAAAAGGGAGAGCCGATGGCTTTCGCCACACTGGAAGACTTATCCCGGCAAGTGGAGATCGTCGTCTTCCCGCGGCTGTACCAGCAGGAACGTGCCCTGTGGAAAGAAGACGAACTGGTGCTGGTGGAGGGAAAAGTCAACCACCGGGACGACGACGTGACAGTCATTGCTGAAGACGTGCGCCCCTTGACGTCCGACTCAGCCGATATGCCGCCGGCCGTTTACGTGCGCATCCCAGCAGAGGAGCAGGGGCGCCGGCTGCAACAGTTGAAAGGGATCATCGCCCGCCACCGGGGGACGTCTCCGGTCTACCTGTATTACGTCTCCTCCGGGAAAGTGCGGGCGCTGCCGCCGGAGAAGTACGGCCTGAACTGGACGGAGTCGTGCCGCCAAGCCATCGAAGCTGTGTTCGGCAAAGGGTGTGTCAAAGTGAAGGAGCGGTCGACTTTATAA